A genomic window from Panthera tigris isolate Pti1 chromosome B4, P.tigris_Pti1_mat1.1, whole genome shotgun sequence includes:
- the APOBEC1 gene encoding C->U-editing enzyme APOBEC-1, with product MASDKGPSAGDATLRRRIEPREFEVFFDPRELRKEACLLYEIKWGTSHRIWRNSGRNTANHVELNFIEKFTSERHFCPSVSCSITWFLSWSPCWECSKAIRGFLSQHPSVTLVIYVSRLFWHLDQQNRQGLRDLINSGVTVQIMRVPEYDHCWRNFVNYPPGEEDHWPRYPVVWMKLYALELHCIILSLPPCLKILRRCQNQLTLFRLTLQNCHYQMIPPHILLATGLIQLPVTWR from the exons ATGGCTTCTGACAAAG GGCCTTCCGCTGGAGATGCCACCTTGAG GAGAAGAATTGAACCCCGGGAGTTTGAAGTCTTCTTTGACCCCAGAGAACTCCGCAAAGAGGCCTGTCTGCTCTATGAAATTAAGTGGGGCACAAGCCATAGGATCTGGCGAAACTCGGGCAGAAATACCGCCAACCACGTCGAGCTCAACTTTATAGAAAAATTTACTTCAGAAAGACATTTTTGCCCCTCCGTCAGCTGTTCCATCACCTGGTTCCTGTCCTGGAGTCCCTGTTGGGAATGCTCCAAGGCTATCAGAGGATTTTTGAGTCAACACCCTAGCGTGACTCTGGTTATTTATGTATCTCGGCTCTTCTGGCACCTGGATCAACAAAACCGGCAAGGACTCAGGGACCTCATCAACAGTGGTGTGACCGTCCAGATTATGAGAGTCCCAg AGTATGATCACTGCTGGAGGAATTTTGTCAACTACCCACCTGGGGAAGAAGATCACTGGCCCAGGTACCCTGTTGTATGGATGAAGCTGTATGCACTGGAACTGCACTGCATAATTCta agtcTCCCTCCCTGCTTAAAGATTTTAAGAAGATGTCAGAATCAGCTTACATTGTTCAGACTTACTCTTCAAAATTGCCATTACCAAATGATCCCCCCCCATATCCTTTTAGCTACAGGATTGATACAACTTCCTGTGACTTGGAGATGA